The genomic region atcagagcaagATTATAACCGAATTGGCCCAACCCGAAGCCGGGCCCGTTGACCCGATTTGGCAGGTGTAGTTATCGTTATGAATTTCTCGTAAATAGTTGTAATTCCATGGGCTCGTTTTGCTGTTTAAGTCCAGTGTTATTATATGTACACCAGGTATACCATTTCATCATACACTGAACCAAATCATGAGAATATTGGATTTGAGAGCGTTTTTTGTAATTAACTATGAAGAATCTAcatataccaaaaaaaaaagagagagacaTCTAATTCGTCAAGTGTACCACATTACATTACATTCGCTGTACCTAAGAATTTTTCAAATGTACATAGCTAAATTATGAGTTGTACTACAATACTATGTATTGAGGGATATAACATATGATGAGGGTATTGGACCGTTGTATGTATACAAAGGTGTCGTATAAGTTTTAGTAACATACGGTGAGAAATTTTTTCGGTTATTGTCTGATGGCCGACTGATTTTGGTCTATTGATGTGTATATTATGTTTATTTACGAAATTTTATTTAAGTTTATACATTATGTCACCATGATTCTTTATGTTTAAGTGAAATAATGTTCCTCATATAATTTTTAAAAATCTGAAGAACTAGATGAGATAGAGAGAATAACATTTAGTATGATTGTATGTAAATCTTGTTTTTGTTCCCTCTCTGTTAGACTTTAGCATTTGTGGTTGAAATCAAATCTCATGAAATCGGTCTAGACGGCGTGTAGCTTAGTACTTAGTATTAGATAGTTTTACTAAGACTAGAAATTAAAACAGGATTATATAGGAGAAATGAAAATTACAAAttactaaaaaaaataaaatttaaaagtACAACAAACTAGTTCATCCCTGGATCAAATCCGGGATCAAAACCAAACCCGTCTTGAGAATTGAAAGGAGGAAATGAAGGATTTGAGCTGCCCTCACCTATTGACAAGTTTCTGAAAGTCTGGTAATCACCTGGTATAGGGTTGTTTCCCATGTACCCGCCTTGAGGATTTAAGGGAGGGGCCGAAATTAACAAGTTTTGGAATGTCTGGTAATCACCTGGTATAGGGTCGCTTCCCGTGTACCTGCCTTGAGGATTGATGGGAGGAGCTGGAGAATTTGAGCTTCCCTCGCCTGTTAACAAGCTTGTGAATGTCTGTCCTCGTATAGGGTTCCATCCCATGTCTGCTAGCATGTTATTTTGGCCGTCTAATGAGCCCGGGATAAGGTTAGTAGGCTCTTGAAAAGATGGTTGTATGTTTGAATTAGTGAATCCCGCATTCATGAGATTAATCATGGGAGTCGGGATCATTGCCATGGGAGTGATAAGAGATGGGTCTCCGAAAGTCGGAGGGGTGTGGCCGTGGACAAGGGTGGGATTAGGGGTATAATATTGTCCTACCAACAAGTTTTGGCCATGTAATATTGATGGCCTGGGATTCGGGGTAAGGTTTAGATTTGGTTGAGCCTGAACTAGATTATGACAATTAGTGTTGCTTGAATTTGTTTAAGCTCTGATAAGGTAAATATTTCAGCCGGACCTAAGAATTTTTGAGCCTCTTCGCTCAATAATTTCCTCTCCTTAAGGAGTTCTTCACCACGCTTCTTTTCAACGTCGATTTGATCCTTCAAGAGTGAAACCTCCTTATTGGATCTCAAGAGAGTCtcattttgaaaaggttttgtaGAGACTCGATTATCTTGAGGCAAATTGTTATCCTCAAGCAAGAATCGATTGATAATGGCCTCCACCGAGGGATGGCCAAAAGCAAAGGTCTTCTTCGCAGGGGAGAAAACTATGCATAAAGCTTGCACACCGCAAAGGGTGCACAACTCGCTCGCTTTCTTAAACACGCCACCCCGACGCTTAGAGAATGTAACCAACCTATTGCTCTTCTTTTCCATGCGTTTCAAGGCGACCTTTTGTCTTCCTCTACTTTTCCTAGCAAGAGTGGCCATGGTTaacttgatttttttttaattatttttttttttgacaattatTTAGAAGTTTTAATGAGTAATAgaatgttttttttcttttttttttggcaagAGAGAAGAGTAATTGTCTTAGTTATATACAAGACTTGGGCTGTATTTATATAGaataaaatgaaaatttgaaaatttcgagataattttgttaattttttAGACTGGAAAATGTAGGTTATTCTTTGGTGTACACCCTAATTTTTTACCTAGTTTATTCTTTTGTATTATTTTCCTTATTATGATTTAAAGTTTTTTCGGGATATTTTCGTTAATTAGTTGTTACGGTAATAACACGTATTCGTGACGGGTGTAGGCTTTCACATATATAGGTTTTTGAGTAACAACAGCTACTTCTATTTACAAACAAATACTTCTAAATGTGGTTATTAAACCCAAAAAATGTCAACGGTGTAGCTAACTTTTATGTTTTAACAGTCTAGACTCTTATTATATTgacatttactaataaataatAGCTTTCATAAGAGATAGTCTCTTATTAAGTTATTTACAAATAAATCATAGGATTCTGACTCCATTATTCACATAAGGAAAAAAATGGTTCCAATTTGATATTATAATTGAAAAAAATCT from Silene latifolia isolate original U9 population chromosome 3, ASM4854445v1, whole genome shotgun sequence harbors:
- the LOC141649910 gene encoding agamous-like MADS-box protein AGL62, whose amino-acid sequence is MATLARKSRGRQKVALKRMEKKSNRLVTFSKRRGGVFKKASELCTLCGVQALCIVFSPAKKTFAFGHPSVEAIINRFLLEDNNLPQDNRVSTKPFQNETLLRSNKEVSLLKDQIDVEKKRGEELLKERKLLSEEAQKFLGPAEIFTLSELKQIQATLIVII